The Polaribacter sp. MED152 region AAACCTAAGAAATATGCCAAAAAAAGGGAAAGAAAAAAACACTCTTAATAAAGCAAAACATTCTAAACTGATGCAACAAAAAATCAGTAAAGTGAAGTTAAAAAAACAACTTCATAAAGAACGTTTAAAAGCTATTATTCAAAAAGTTAATCAAGAAAAGAAGAGCGAAGAATGAGTTTAAAATATTACTTAGGTAGTATTGTTTCTCTACCGCTTTTACCCATTTTAATTTTTCAAGGAAAAAAAATTAGAGCATCTGTACCAAAACTACCAGAAGCAAAAAATCCTAAAGGATATATTAAAAAAACATCGTCAAAAACATTAAAAATGTTAGTTATTGGCGAAAGTACAATTGCAGGAGTTGGAGTTGATTTTCATGAAAATGGATTTACAGGAATTTTAGCAAAAACACTTGCTGGTCAAAATGAGGTTTCTGTTTTATGGCGTGTTTATGCAAAAAGTGGTTACACTGCAAAAATGGTTAGAAGAAGACTTCTACCAAAAATAGAAGACACTACAGCAGATTTAATTGTAATTGGTTTGGGTGGTAATGATGCGTTTAAATTAAATTCACCCGATGTTTGGATTATTCAAATTAATAAACTGATTAAAGATTTAAAGAGAAAATACCCTAAAACTCCTATTTATTTCACGAATATGCCTCCAATAAAGGAGTTTCCTGCCTTTACAAAAACCATAAAATTTATTATTGGTAATTTGGGTGAACTGCTTGGAAAACGTTTGCACAATAGAGTTAAAAACAAGGAAAACGTTTACTATAATAACGAATTAATCACCTTAGAAAGTTGGCAAAAAAAATACAATCTAGGAGATGATGTAACTGCTTTTTTTAGTGATGGTGTGCATCCTTCGAAACTAACTTATCAACTTTGGGGAAAAGATATGGCTAATTTTATCATGAAAACCAAAAGCTTTCAAACATGGTTGCAAAAGAAATAATTAAACATTTTCAATTACAAGAACATCCAGAAGGTGGCTTTTATAAAGAAACGTATAGAAGTGATATTATAGCAAAATCAAAAAACTTGGCTAATGAATTTGATGGAGATAGAAATTTATGTACCAGCATTTTATTCTTATTGACATCAGAAAAATTCTCTGCTTTCCATAAAATTAAACAAGATGAAATCTGGCATTTTTATAAAGGAACTACACTAAAACTGCATCTAATTTCTCCTGAAGGAAATTACAGTTTTCAACTTATTGGAACAAATTTTAACTTGGGTGAAATACCACAATTTACAGTGCCAGCTCATTGGTATTTTGCTGCAGAAGTTTTACAACAAAATTCATTTTCGTTTGTAGGTTGCACAGTTTCACCTGGTTTCGATTTTAGAGACTTTACTTTACCTTCTTGCAAAGAATTAGTAAAAGAATTTCCTCAGCACCAATCAATTATTAAAAAACTTACACATCATTAAAATAAAAAAGCTCTGAATTATAATAATTCAGAGCTTTTTTATTGATAGATTTTAGGATTCTATTTATCTATAGACCCCAAAACACGTTTCATAAAATTATTCAATGCATCTTTTTTTGGAGTACCTTCCTTTATCATTTTATCAACTTCAATAGCTCCATACATATTAGAAATTAATTCACCAATAACATCTAATTCTTCATCTTTTAAAGAAGGAACTTCTGTTAAAGCTTCTAAGGTTTCAATAGTTTCTAAGACGTAGTCTTGATCGTTTTCTTCAATAAAACTAGTTAAATGTTTAATTACTGGTAATTTCATAACTTATTGAATTTCAGAAACTAATTCTTTTAAAACATCAAACTTATTGGTTTGTGTTTGATTTTTTTTCTCTCCACCTACAAAAGTTGCAAAAGTTGGTAAGTTGCTTACATCTGCTAATTTTCTACTTTCAGGAAATTTTTCAGCATCTACCATTACAAATTTTATATTGTCATTTTCATTAGCCAATTTTTTAAATTTTGGCTTCATAATTCTACAGTTACCACACCAAGTAGCAGAATACTGTACAATTACTTTTTCATTACCTTCTACAATAATTTGTAAATTATCTTCTGTTAATTCTTGTACCATAATAATTTTGTTAGAATTATGGGTTGTAGAATAAATTCTACAACCCACAACTTATATTAAATTTAGTGACTAGCTAAATACTCTTTTGTTCCTTTCGCATTTGCTTGCATTGCATCTTTACCTTCTTCCCAGTTTGCAGGACAAACTTCTCCGTTTTTCTGTACGTGAGAATAAGCATCAATTAAACGTAAGAACTCATTTACATTTCTACCTACTGGCATGTGGTTAATACCTTCATGAAATACTGTACCTTCTTCATCGATTAAATATGTAGCTCTGTAAGTTACATTATCACCCTCTACCTGTACTGTACCAGTTTCTTCATCGTATACTTCGTTAGAAATGTCTAAAATTCCTAATATTGAAGATAAATTTCTATTACTATCTGCTAAAATTGGGTAAGTAACACCTTCTATACCTCCATTATCTTTAGAAGTACTTAACCAAGCAAAGTGAACTTCTGCAGTATCACAAGATGCACCAATTACTACAGTGTTTCTTTTTTCAAATTCTGGTAATGCCTCTTGAAAAGCATGTAACTCTGTAGGACATACAAAAGTAAAGTCTTTTGGATACCAAAATAACAATACCTTCTTGTTATTGTTTACTGCCTCTTCTAATACATTTAATTTAAATGTATCACCCAAATCATTCATTGCGTTTACATGAAGATCTGGAAATTTTTTACCAACTGCTGTTGCCATATTAATTATTGTTTATAATTATTCTATTTTACAGGCGCAAAGATATTTGGATTATTCTCATTTTAAATGGCATCCTGAATTAATTAATTTATAGTAGAATAAGCTTTGATTATTTTGTTTTTTACAAAACATCACCATCATTTATTCTTATGATAAAATAATAATTATAGATAAAAATTATTTAAAAAAATATTGTAGCTTTGAACTATCAAATTTTAAAAACCAAATCTTATGAGCAACACAGACAATTTTGATATTAATAAAGATACTGGTAAATGCCCTTTTTTACATGGTACACCAACAAAAACTGCTGGAGGTGGAACTACGAATCGTGATTGGTGGCCAAATGAATTAAAATTAAACGTTTTACGTCAGCATGCTTCTAAATCCAATCCTTTAGGTGAAGATTTTGATTATGCAGCTGCTTTTAATAGCTTAGATTTTAACGAGTTAAAGCAAGATGTACTTAATTTAATGACAGACTCACAAGATTGGTGGCCTGCAGATTATGGACATTATGGAGGATTTATGATCAGAATGGCTTGGCATAGTGCAGGTACCTATAGAGTAATTGATGGTAGAGGTGGGGCAGGCTCTGGAACACAAAGATTTGCTCCTTTAAATAGCTGGCCTGATAATGGTAACTTAGATAAAGCAAGATTATTACTATGGCCAATAAAACAGAAATATGGCAATAAAATTTCTTGGGCAGATTTAATGATTTTAGCCGGAAATTGCGCGTTGGAATCAATGGGTTTTCCTACAAAAGGTTTTGCTGGTGGTAGAGAAGATGTTTGGGAACCTGAACAAGATATTTATTGGGGAAGTGAGACAGAATGGGGTGCAAATGAAAAAAGATATGAAGATGGTGAATTAGAATCTCCTTTAGGGGCTGTTATGATGGGTTGGATTTACGTAAATCCAGAAGGTCCTAATGGTAATCCTGATCCTTTAGGTTCTGCCAAAAATGTAAGAGAAACATTTGAGAGAATGGCTATGAATGATGAAGAAACTGTAGCTTTAGTTGCAGGAGGTCATACTTTTGGAAAAGCGCATGGGGCAGCAGACCCAGATAAATATGTAGGTAACGAACCTCATAGAGGTAAAATTGAAGAAATGAGTACTGGATGGAAAAACTCTTTTAAATCTGGAGTTTTAGATGATACCATTACCAGTGGTATAGAAGGTGCCTGGACACCAAATCCTACTCAATGGGATGCTGACTATTTTGATGTGTTATTAAACTATGAATGGGAATTAACTAAAAGTCCTGCAGGTGCTTATCAATGGACACCAACAGCAGAGTCTAAAGCTAAAATGGCTCCAACTGCTGGAGATCCTAATAAGAAACAGGCGTTAATGATGACTACTGCAGATATTGCACTAAGAATGGACCCTAAATACTTAGAAATTTCCCAACGTTTTCATAAAGACCATAAAGCATTTGAAGAAGCTTTTGCAAATGCATGGTACAAACTAACTCATAGAGATATGGGACCTACAGATCGTTATTTAGGCCCAGAAGTACCTAGTGAGGAATTATTGTGGCAAGACCCAATACCTAAAGTAAATTACACATTATCAGATGATGACATTAACACCTTAAAAGCCCTTATTTCAGAAAGTGGTTTAACTGTTTCTGAATTAGTAAAAACGGCTTGGGCATCTGCATCGACTTTTAGAGGTTCAGATAAACGTGGAGGAGCTAATGGAGGTAGAATTCGATTAGAGCCTCAAAGAAATTGGGAAGTAAATAATCCTGAAGAATTAGAAAAAGTTTTAACAACTTATAAAGCAATTCAGAAAAAATTTGAGGGTGAAATTTCAATAGCAGATTTAATTGTTTTAGGAGGTTCTGTTGGTGTAGAAAAAGCAGTTAAAAATGCTGGATACAATTTTAATGTAGCTTTTACAGAAGGAAGAGGAGATGCAACTCAAGAACAAACAGACTTAAAATCATTTAGCTATTTAGAACCAATTGCAGACGGATTCAGAAACTATATAAATTCTGATTTAAAAATGGCTGCTGAAGATTTATTGATTGATAAAGCAAACTTACTAACGTTATCAATACCTGAAATGACTGTCTTGGTTGGTGGGTTACGTATGTTAAGTGCAAATTATGATGGATCTAATCATGGAGTTTTTACTGATAAGAAAGAGACTTTAAGTAACGATTTCTTTAAGAACATTTTAGACTTCTCATATACTTGGAAAGCCACAAATTCAGATGAAAAAGAATTTATTGGTAGGGATAGAAAAACCAATGCCTTGAAGTTTACAGGAACTAGAGCTGATTTAATTTTTGGATCTAATACTGAACTTAGAGCAGTTTGCGAAGTTTATGGTGCAGCAGATGCTGAAGAAAAATTTGTTAAAGATTTTATTGCTGCTTGGACGAAAGTGATGAACTTAGATCGTTTTGATTTAAAATAGAAACCAATTATTATAAAGTTAAAAAGAGGAAATATTTTAAATATTTCCTCTTTTTTTATTCTTCATTTTGTTCATCATCACTTTGAATTAAAGGATGATCCTCTATATCTAAACCTACCACTTTAATAATACTAACTACAGCATTAAACAGCATTAAAACAACGCTAATCAATCCTCCACTTAAAATTGATGAAATAATTAAAGTAGCGTAATAAATATAGGTATACCATTCACTAGGAACATTATCTGCCTCAGTAACTGGTAAATTAAAAAACTGGAATATAATCATAGCTGCCACAAATACAACTGTATCAATCTTAGCAATTAGAATTATATGCTTATAATGACTTTTATTCAACTTAGATTTAGACCCAGAACTCACACTAATTAATGTTAGTAAAAGCGCTAAAATTGTAGCTGATGCTAAAACAATAGTATTACAAAGCGTATTAAAACCTGGTAAGGATGATCGTATTAATTCCTTTGCTTCATAACCGCTTAAATTACCTAATGCAAAAGCACCAATTCCTGTAAAAATAGTAGCAATTACACCACCTATTAAAGCGCGTTTATTGTAATTTGAAAGATTTAAGAACTTAAATACAGCCATTACTTACTAGCAAATAATTTAATATCATTTGCAGAAACCTCTTTTTCACCTAAAATAATTAAACGTTCTACAACATTTCTAAGTTCTCTAATATTACCTGTCCAATCGTATTTCTGTAACAAGACAATTGCTTCTTCAGAAAAAACTTTTCTTGGGGTACCTTGTTCTTCAGAAATTTTTGTTGCAAAAAAGTCTACCAATAAAGGGATGTCTTCCCTCCTATCATTCAAAGCTGGTACTTGAATTAAAATTACAGCCAATCTATGATACAAATCTTCTCTAAATCTGCCCTCTGCAATTTCTTTTTTTAAGTTTTTATTGGTTGCTGCAACTACTCTTACATTAACCTTAATGTCTTTATCTGAACCTACTCTACTAATTTTATTTTCTTGCAGAGCACGTAATACTTTTGCTTGTGCAGACAAACTCATATCCCCTATTTCATCTAAGAAAATGGTTCCTCCATTTGCAGCTTCAAACTTACCTGCCCTATCCTTATTCGCGCCTGTAAAAGAACCTTTTACATGACCAAACAGTTCGCTCTCTATTAATTCAGAAGGAATTGCAGCACAATTAACTTCGATCATCTGCGCTTTAGAACGTGAAGATTTTTCATGCAACCAATGTGCAACTAGTTCTTTACCTGTACCATTAGGCCCAGTAATTAGAACTCTAGCATCTGTATCAGCCACCTTTTCTATAATATCTTTTATGTGAGAAATTGCATCACTCTCACCCACCATTTCATAATTCTTGCTTACCTTTTTCTTAAGCCTTTTATTTTCTACAACTAAAACTTTTTTATCTAAAGCATTTCTTACTGTATTTAAAAGACGGTTTAAATCTGGTGGTTTAGAAATATAATCAAATGCGCCTAAACGCATTGTATTTACTGCTGTATCTAAATCTCCATGACCAGAAATCATTACAATAGGTACTTCTGGTTTTATCTTTTTTGCTTTTTCTAAAACCTCAACACCATCCATTTTTGGCATTTTAATATCACAAAGAACTAAATCATAATCATTATTCTTAATCATTTCCATTCCTTGTAAACCATCTTCTGCCTCTTCTACATTATATGCATCATTTTCTTCAGAAATAATTTTCTTTAGTACTCTGCGAATTGCAGCTTCATCTTCTATAATTAATATTTTTGACATCTATATTTTAAATTTTATTCCTGTTCTTAAATAAAAGGCATTTACTCTATCTAAAGTAAATACATTCTCTCTGTCTTTATCTCTTAAAACATTGTTCATTCTAAGAGTATACCCTGTATAGGCGTACAAAACTAAATGCTTGTTTAGTAAATATTCATAACCTAAACCAGAAACCACAACCGATAAAGAAACATTATCTACTTGCTTATTTAACACTGCAGTAGGCCTTTGTAAATGGGCAAAATAACCATCTATGCTTACAAATGCTTGTACTGTATTTTTTTCTTTAAAGTAATATTTTACATTCGATTTTGGAACCCCTGCATTAAAAGACCAAGATTTATTTACTTGCCTAAAGTAACTTACAAATGGTAATGGAAAAGGTATACCTGTTGTTGTGTTATAGGTTAAACCTAAAATTAGTCTGTAAGGTCTTTTTATAGTTGTGGCCTTTGTTCTATCATTCACAAAAAATATACCACCATTTAAAAAAAGATCATCTCCTGATATTTTTTCTGTTAAAGTTGATGCTAATCTTGGTGTAATTTTAAAACCTGTTCTCCACCTTTCATTAATTTTAAAAGTGTATCCTAAATTAATATCTAGTACAGTTAATGTTTCTAAAAGTGATTTATCAAAAGGATAACTATCATTTAAATTTAAAAAAATTCTATTGTATTCTGCACCAACAAAAATATACCTATCTTTTTTTAATTCTATAGGATAATTAAGTAGTGCTCTAATTCTAGTGTATTGATCTTCTGAATTACTTTTAGGAATAAAAGAGTATTCTAGCCTTGCTAAATCTGTTAACTGGGCATTAGTAATACCTGCTGATAATACAAACAGCAGCACTAAAAAACTCTTTTTCATAGTTCTTATTTTTCGCTAAACATATGCACATCTCTTTGAGGAAAAGGAATGGTTATGTTGTTTTCTCTAAAAGCTTTATCAATTTCAAAACGAATATTGCTTTGGGTAAATCTTACTTCGAAACTATTATTTAATGTAAATGCAACTTTAAAATTTAGACTACTGTCTGCAAAATCTGTAAATAATACCACTGGTGCAGGATTTTCTAAAACAGTAGGTTGTGCCTCTGCAACCTCTAGCAATATTTTTTTCACCAACTGAACATCTGAGCCATAGGCTACTCCAACATCAACACTTTCTCTAGTTTCTGTTCCGTTTTCTGTCCAATTAAATAAAATGTTGGTTAAATATAAATGATTTGGAATTACTAGTACCTTATTGTCTATGGTTACAGCTCTAGTAGTACGTAATCTAATATCTAAAACACGCCCAACTTTACCCTCTAACTCTATAATATCACCTACATGAACAGATTGATCTACTAAAATTATAATTCCAGAAAAAATGTCTTGAAACAACGTTTGCAAAGCCAAACCAACACCAATTAAAAGTGCTGCTGACGCTGCAAAAACAGCAGTAACATTTACTCCTGAAGTATGCATTGCAATTAAGAAAATAATTAAAAAGACAATCCATCTAATATAGCCAAACACACTAACAAACTTCAGCTTGTCATTATTAGGCATTTTTCTAGTAATAAATTTTCTAATCAAGTTTAGAATAAATGAGGTAACCAATAAGGCCACTACCACAAATAACAAACCTCTTACTGTAATACTTATCTCATCACTAAAAACAAATGTAAAGTCTAAAATTGAGGTGGTCTCATCTACAATTGTATCCTTAACTTTTTCTAACGTTTCTTGCTGCATTTATCCTTTATATTTTAACCATTTGTATAAATCTTTATAAGTTGGTTTCTTACCATACATTAAAATACCTACTCTGTAAATTTTTGCAGCTAACCAAACCATAAAAACAAATGTAACTAAAAGTAGGGTCATAGAAATTGCCAATTCATACCAAGAAACTCCAAAAGGAACTCTCATTAACATTACAATAGGACTAGTTAATGGTATGTATGAAAAGGCTACTGAAATTGGACCATGGGGATCGCTTATTACTGTCGCAAAACCAACGTAAACCGCCAAAATTAAAGGCAACATAATTGGTAACATAAATTGCTGAGTATCTGTTTCATTATCGACAGCTGCTCCAACTGCCGCAAATAATGAACTGTAAAGCATGTAACCCCCTAAGAAGTAAAAGATAAATAATAGAAATAATTTTAAAATTGGTAATCTTAAGATTTCTTGAACTACTACTTGCATTTTGTCTGCTCCTGCAGCCTGTTTAGCAGCCTCTAATTGTTCTGGGGATATATTTTCGGTTTGCATTTCAACCATATCTACACCGAATATAGAAGAAGCTACAGTTGTAATTATAAAAATTATGATACCCCAAATAAAGAATTGCAATAAACCTGCAGAGGCATTACCTATAATTTTACCCAGCATTAACTGAAAAGGTTTTACAGAGGAAACTATAACTTCTATAATTCTACTTGTTTTTTCTTCAATTACACTTCTCATTACAGAAGTACCATAAACCATTACAAAAACCATGAGTAAATAACCTGCAATAGCTCCTACTCCAATTTTTAAACCGTTAATTAATTTAGAAGATTCTTCACCCGAAAAATTATACATCTTAATATCCGATTGCACTCTTGATGCATTAATCTTGTCAATATCAATACCAAAGTTATTTAATTTTTCATTTCGAATTTTAGATTCTACCTTGCTTTCTAAGGAATTCATTACAGACATTCCTGGTGAATCTTTTGAGTAAAATTCAATAGATTTGGCAAGTATTTCTAAACTGTCTTGCTGTGGAATAATTAATGCTCCGTAAAAATCACCCTCTTCAACTTTCTTTTTGGTTTCCTCTATACCATAAGATGTAAAATCTTTATAGTGTAATGTTTTGGTATTTTTAAAATCATCTTGAGAGAACAAACCAGAATTATCTACATAAACAATTTGTTTCACTTTTTCATCGTTCTTTTTCATTAAGAAAAAGACCAAAGCACCCATCCCTACCATAATTAGAGGACTTAAAAAAGTCATCACTATAAACGATTTATTACGAACCTTAGCAATAAATTCTCTTTGTATAATTAGTTTTAACTTGCTCATTTTCTTATTGATTTTTGCTTACAGCTTGAATAAAAATATCGTTTGCACTAGGTATTAACTCAACAAAGTGTTGCACTTGACCTTTGCTTGTTAAAAATGATAATAAATCATTAGAAGTATCACTGGCTCCTAATTTTACATTCATAGTAAGTTCATTACCTAACAGTTTAAAATCTGCAGGAAATACTGTGAAATTTTCTTTTAAACTTGCCTCTACTTCTTTTGGATTAGCAGTATGCAAACCCACTTGAAAGGTATTAGTTCTAAATTCACGTTTTATATCAGATAGTTTACCATCTAATATTTTATTAGATCTATTAATAAGTGCGATTTCATCACACATCTCCTCTACAGATTCCATTCTATGCGTCGAAAAAATAATAGTAGCACCTTCATCTCTTAATTGCAAAATTTCTTTGGCTATAATTTGAGCGTTTATAGGATCGAATCCAGAAAAAGGTTCATCAAAAATCAACAACTTAGGATTGTGCATTACAGTAACAATAAATTGTACTTTTTGAGCCATACCTTTAGAAAGTTCTTCAATTTTCTTATTCCACCAAGCCATAATATCAAACTTCTCAAACCAATATTTTAAGCGTTTTTTGGCTTCAGCTTTACTCAAACCTTTTAATTGAGCTAAATACAAAGCTTGTTCACCTACTTTCATAGATTTATACAAACCACGTTCTTCTGGCAAATAACCAATATCTGCTGTATGTTTTGGTGCCAAAAGCTCACCATCTAAATAAACAGAACCAGAATCTGCCATAGTAATTTGGTTAATAATTCTAATTAAAGAGGTTTTACCAGCTCCATTTGGTCCTAATAAACCATAAACACTTCCTTTAGGTATGTGGAGAGACACATCATTTAATGCTCTAAAATCCCCATAATTTTTTACAACATTATTAATTTCTAATAAATTACTCATTGGCTTTTTTATTAATTGTATTTCAAAATAAGAACGCTTCTTACAAACTTACATATTTTAATTAGTAAAGAAAACATAGATAATGTTACAAATAAATAAAATGTTAAATTTACTATGCATGCATAACTTTTTTTAAATTTACTATGCATGCATAGTAAATTTTTATATCTTTGATGTCATGGATAAAAATAAATCTATAGATCATCAATTAAGAGCAACTTGGCAAGCAGTTGCAAAAATGTATAACGAACAAGCTACAAATTACAGTAGCACAATGTCTATGGCATTTGTTCTACTTACTATAGATAAAGAAAAAGGCACACCAAGTACTGCTTTAGGCCCTTTAATGGGGATGGAACCTACTAGTCTTTCTAGAATATTAAAATCTATGGAAGAAAAAGGGGCTATCTCCAGAGAAAAAAACCCTGAAGATGGTAGAAGTGTAATTATTAAGCTTACAGATTATGGTTTAGAAATGCGTAAATTTTCTAAAAGCCATGTGTACCAATTTAATAATGTAGTAAGAGAATATGTTACAGAAGACGAATTAGAATCTTTCTTTAAAGTTATGGTTACTATCAACAAACTTATTGCTGAAAAGAAAATTTTTGAACCTATAAATCAAGATAAATAAAATCAAACTATAAACAAATGACAAGAAGAATTAAAAAAGTAGCCATTATTGGATCTGGAATTATGGGATCTGGTATTGCATGTCACTTTGCGAATATTGGTGTAGAAGTTCTTTTATTGGATATTGTTCCAAGAGAATTAACTGATAAAGAAAAAGCGAAGGGACTTACGTTAGAAGACAAAGTAGTTCGTAATCGTTTAGTAAATGATGCTTTAGCAGCTTCTTTAAAATCAAAACCATCACCTATTTATAGTCAGAAATTTGCAAGTAGAATTACTACTGGTAATATTGATGATGATTTACATTTAGTTAAAGATGTAGATTGGGTAATGGAAGTTGTTGTAGAACGATTAGATATTAAAAAATCTGTTTTTGAAAAAATTGAAGAGCACAGAACACCTGGTACTTTAATTACTTCAAATACTTCTGGTATTCCTATCAAATTTATGAATGAAGGCAGAAGTGAAGATTTTCAAAAACACTTTGCTGTAACTCACTTTTTTAATCCACCAAGATATTTAAAACTTTTCGAGGTTGTTCCTGGTCCTAATTGTAAACAAGAAGTTACAGACTTCTTAATGATGTATGGTGATAAGTTTTTGGGTAAAACATCTGTTTTAGCAAAAGATACTCCAGCATTCATTGGAAATAGAATTGGTATTTTCGGTATTATGAGTTTATTTCATGTAGTTAAAGAAATGGACTTAACTATAGAAGAAGTAGATAAATTGACAGGTCCAGTAATTGGGCGTCCAAAATCTGCAACTTTTAGAACTATAGATGTTGTTGGTTTAGATACTTTGGTGCATACTGCAAACGGAGTGAAAGACAATTGTCCTGAGGATGAAATGAGAGACCAGTTTGTTATTCCTGATTTTGTTAATCATATGATGGAAAACAAAATGTTAGGTAGTAAAACCAAACAAGGTTTTTATAAAATGACAAAAGACGCTAATGGTAAAAAGAACATTTTATCATTAGACTTAAATACGTTAGAATACAGAGAAAAGAAACGTGCAAAGTTTGCAACTCTTGAGTTAACCAAAACCATAGATAATGTTGCTGATCGTTTTAAAGTACTTGTAGCAGGTAAAGATAAAGCTGGTGAATTCTACAGAAAATCATTTGCAGCAATGTTTGCCTACGTACAAAACAGAATTCCTGAAATCTCTGACGAATTGTATAGAATAGATGATGGTTTAAGAGCAGGTTTTGGTTGGGAGCATGGACCATTCCAAATTTGGGATGCTATTGGTGTAGCCAAAGGTGTAGAAATCATGAAAGCAGAAGGTTATGAAATTGCATCTTGGGTAGAAGAAATGTTATTAAACAATAACGATGCTTTCTATACAGTAAAAGATGGAGCAACATATTACTATGATGTTGTTACTAAAACGCAAACTAAAAAGCCAGGTCAAGATTCATTCATCATTCTAGATAACATTAGAAAATCAAACGAGGTTTGGAAAAACTCAGGTGCTGTAATTGAAGATTTAGGAGATGGAATTTTAAATTTAGAATTCCAATCTAAAATGAATACAATTGGTGGCGATGTTTTAGCTGCAGTAAATAAAGCAATAGACTTAGCTGAAAAAAATTACCAAGGCTTAGTAGTTGGTAATCAAGCAGCAAACTTTTCTGTTGGTGCCAACATTGGTATGATTTTTATGATGGCTGCAGAACAAGAATATGATGAGCTTAATATGGCTATCAAATATTTCCAAGACACAATGATGCGTATGCGTTATTCTGCAATTCCAACTATTTCTGCTCCTCATGGAATGGCTTTAGGTGGTGGTTGTGAAATTTCTTTACATGCAGATAAAGTTGTTGCAGCTGCAGAAACTTACATGGGTCTTGTAGAGTTTGGAGTTGGAGTAATTCCTGGTGGAGGTGGTTCTAAAGAAATGGCTTTAAGAGCTTCTGATAAGTTTGATAAAGGTGATGTACAATTAAACGTACTGCAAGAGCACTTTTTAACTATTGGTATGGCTAAAGTAGCAACCTCTGCTTATGAAGCTTTCGATTTAGGATTATTACAAAAAGGAAAAGATGTAGTTGTTGTAAACAAAGACAGACAAATTGCACAAGCTAAAAAGCACGCAGTATTAATGGCTGAAGCTGGTTATACACAACCTGTAAAACGTAAAGATGTTTTAGTTTTAGGTAAGCAAGCATTAGGAATGTTCTTA contains the following coding sequences:
- a CDS encoding mechanosensitive ion channel family protein, coding for MQQETLEKVKDTIVDETTSILDFTFVFSDEISITVRGLLFVVVALLVTSFILNLIRKFITRKMPNNDKLKFVSVFGYIRWIVFLIIFLIAMHTSGVNVTAVFAASAALLIGVGLALQTLFQDIFSGIIILVDQSVHVGDIIELEGKVGRVLDIRLRTTRAVTIDNKVLVIPNHLYLTNILFNWTENGTETRESVDVGVAYGSDVQLVKKILLEVAEAQPTVLENPAPVVLFTDFADSSLNFKVAFTLNNSFEVRFTQSNIRFEIDKAFRENNITIPFPQRDVHMFSEK
- a CDS encoding ABC transporter permease, translating into MSKLKLIIQREFIAKVRNKSFIVMTFLSPLIMVGMGALVFFLMKKNDEKVKQIVYVDNSGLFSQDDFKNTKTLHYKDFTSYGIEETKKKVEEGDFYGALIIPQQDSLEILAKSIEFYSKDSPGMSVMNSLESKVESKIRNEKLNNFGIDIDKINASRVQSDIKMYNFSGEESSKLINGLKIGVGAIAGYLLMVFVMVYGTSVMRSVIEEKTSRIIEVIVSSVKPFQLMLGKIIGNASAGLLQFFIWGIIIFIITTVASSIFGVDMVEMQTENISPEQLEAAKQAAGADKMQVVVQEILRLPILKLFLLFIFYFLGGYMLYSSLFAAVGAAVDNETDTQQFMLPIMLPLILAVYVGFATVISDPHGPISVAFSYIPLTSPIVMLMRVPFGVSWYELAISMTLLLVTFVFMVWLAAKIYRVGILMYGKKPTYKDLYKWLKYKG
- a CDS encoding ABC transporter ATP-binding protein, with product MSNLLEINNVVKNYGDFRALNDVSLHIPKGSVYGLLGPNGAGKTSLIRIINQITMADSGSVYLDGELLAPKHTADIGYLPEERGLYKSMKVGEQALYLAQLKGLSKAEAKKRLKYWFEKFDIMAWWNKKIEELSKGMAQKVQFIVTVMHNPKLLIFDEPFSGFDPINAQIIAKEILQLRDEGATIIFSTHRMESVEEMCDEIALINRSNKILDGKLSDIKREFRTNTFQVGLHTANPKEVEASLKENFTVFPADFKLLGNELTMNVKLGASDTSNDLLSFLTSKGQVQHFVELIPSANDIFIQAVSKNQ
- a CDS encoding MarR family winged helix-turn-helix transcriptional regulator, with translation MDKNKSIDHQLRATWQAVAKMYNEQATNYSSTMSMAFVLLTIDKEKGTPSTALGPLMGMEPTSLSRILKSMEEKGAISREKNPEDGRSVIIKLTDYGLEMRKFSKSHVYQFNNVVREYVTEDELESFFKVMVTINKLIAEKKIFEPINQDK
- a CDS encoding DUF6268 family outer membrane beta-barrel protein, which translates into the protein MKKSFLVLLFVLSAGITNAQLTDLARLEYSFIPKSNSEDQYTRIRALLNYPIELKKDRYIFVGAEYNRIFLNLNDSYPFDKSLLETLTVLDINLGYTFKINERWRTGFKITPRLASTLTEKISGDDLFLNGGIFFVNDRTKATTIKRPYRLILGLTYNTTTGIPFPLPFVSYFRQVNKSWSFNAGVPKSNVKYYFKEKNTVQAFVSIDGYFAHLQRPTAVLNKQVDNVSLSVVVSGLGYEYLLNKHLVLYAYTGYTLRMNNVLRDKDRENVFTLDRVNAFYLRTGIKFKI